From the Billgrantia sulfidoxydans genome, one window contains:
- a CDS encoding ChaN family lipoprotein, with protein sequence MRDSFAPFRVLAVAACLALASLPLHAGSCPDPGQWQRPGDERLDGAALFAELAGRDVVLLGERHDRMDHHRWQLHTLAGLHALRPDMAIGLEMLPREAQPALDAWVAGELDEAAFLAASDWYDAWGFDPELYLPILHFARLHRVPLRAINVSRELRGRLVEAGWAAVPEAERFGITAPAEASPDYRQRLAEIHAQHVNGDDGGEGLERFIAAQLVWDRAMATGLVEATGEAALVVGLIGQGHLQYGHGVPHQLVDLGVDDYATLLPWPAGEADCEPPPAGVAQAVFGMAEHAEPEAAPPQLGILLAPAGEGVAVQEVIEGSVAEAAGLVAGDVILRAAGKALSQPADLVGQVRRQPPGTLLPLEIRRRGEEWEVLARFPSHEATGH encoded by the coding sequence ATGCGAGACTCGTTCGCCCCGTTCCGTGTGCTGGCCGTGGCAGCCTGCCTGGCCTTGGCGTCGCTGCCGCTGCACGCCGGTTCCTGCCCCGACCCCGGCCAATGGCAGCGGCCCGGTGACGAGCGCCTGGATGGTGCCGCGCTGTTCGCCGAGCTCGCCGGGCGCGACGTGGTGCTGCTCGGCGAACGGCACGACCGCATGGACCACCACCGCTGGCAGCTGCACACCCTGGCCGGGCTTCATGCGCTGCGCCCGGACATGGCGATCGGCCTGGAAATGCTGCCCCGAGAGGCGCAGCCGGCGCTGGACGCCTGGGTCGCGGGCGAGCTCGACGAGGCGGCCTTCCTCGCGGCCAGCGACTGGTACGACGCTTGGGGCTTCGACCCCGAGCTCTACCTGCCGATCCTGCACTTCGCCCGCCTGCATCGGGTACCGCTCAGGGCGATCAACGTCTCTCGCGAGCTGCGTGGGCGGTTGGTCGAGGCGGGCTGGGCGGCGGTGCCGGAAGCGGAGCGCTTCGGCATTACCGCCCCGGCCGAGGCCTCGCCCGACTATCGTCAGCGCCTGGCCGAGATTCACGCCCAACACGTGAACGGCGACGACGGCGGGGAAGGCCTCGAGCGCTTCATCGCGGCACAGCTGGTGTGGGACCGCGCCATGGCCACCGGCCTGGTGGAGGCGACCGGCGAGGCCGCGCTGGTGGTCGGCCTGATCGGCCAGGGCCACTTGCAGTACGGCCACGGTGTGCCGCATCAGCTCGTTGACCTGGGCGTCGATGATTACGCCACGCTGCTGCCCTGGCCGGCGGGCGAGGCCGATTGCGAGCCGCCGCCGGCAGGCGTGGCGCAGGCCGTGTTCGGCATGGCCGAGCACGCCGAGCCGGAGGCCGCCCCGCCGCAGCTCGGCATTTTGCTGGCACCGGCCGGGGAGGGCGTCGCGGTGCAGGAGGTGATCGAGGGCTCGGTCGCGGAGGCGGCCGGGCTCGTGGCGGGTGACGTCATCCTCAGGGCGGCCGGTAAAGCGCTATCACAGCCCGCCGACCTGGTCGGGCAGGTGCGCCGCCAGCCGCCCGGCACCCTGCTGCCGCTGGAAATTCGCCGCCGCGGCGAGGAGTGGGAGGTGCTGGCGCGCTTCCCGTCGCACGAGGCGACGGGGCACTGA
- the ahpF gene encoding alkyl hydroperoxide reductase subunit F → MLDDNLKSQLKAYLQKVTQPFEIVASLDDGAKSKELHGLLKDIESLCDKITLRLDGTDPRKPSFALNRPGEDTGLVFAGIPMGHEFTSLVLALLQVGGHPPKVSDDTIEQIKALEGELHFETYYSLSCQNCPDVVQALNLMAILNPNVRHVAIDGALFQDEVEARQVMSVPSIYLNGEPFDQGRMSLEQILAKVDTGAAQREAAKLNDKDPFDVLVVGGGPAGAAAAIYAARKGIRTGVAAERFGGQVLDTMAIENFISVPYTEGPKLAAALEEHVKGYEADIMNLQRAVKLIPAADQGGEHEVEFASGARLKSKTLILSTGARWREMNVPGEAEYRNKGVAYCPHCDGPLFKGKRVAVIGGGNSGVEAAIDLAGIVGHVTLIEFMDELRADAVLQKKLKSLPNVEIILGARTTEVNGDGTRVNGLTYEERASGEIKRLELEGIFVQIGLVPNTEWLTDSSIELSPRGEIVVDERGMTSVPGIFAAGDVTTVPYKQIVIAMGEGSKAALGAFDYLIRH, encoded by the coding sequence ATGTTGGACGACAATCTGAAAAGTCAGCTTAAAGCCTACCTGCAGAAGGTCACGCAGCCGTTCGAGATCGTCGCCTCCCTCGATGACGGCGCCAAGTCCAAGGAGCTCCATGGACTGCTCAAGGACATCGAGAGCCTCTGCGACAAGATCACCTTGCGCCTCGACGGCACGGACCCGCGCAAGCCCTCCTTCGCGCTGAATCGCCCCGGCGAGGACACCGGCCTGGTGTTCGCCGGCATTCCCATGGGCCACGAGTTCACCTCGCTGGTGCTGGCGCTGCTGCAGGTCGGCGGCCACCCGCCCAAGGTTAGCGACGACACCATCGAGCAGATCAAGGCGCTCGAGGGCGAGCTGCACTTCGAGACTTACTATTCGCTCTCGTGCCAGAACTGCCCCGACGTGGTGCAGGCGCTCAACCTGATGGCGATCCTCAACCCGAACGTGCGCCACGTCGCCATCGACGGCGCGCTGTTCCAGGACGAGGTCGAAGCGCGCCAGGTGATGTCGGTGCCGAGCATCTACCTCAACGGCGAGCCCTTCGACCAGGGGCGCATGAGCCTGGAGCAGATCCTGGCCAAGGTCGACACCGGTGCGGCCCAGCGCGAGGCGGCCAAGCTCAACGACAAGGACCCGTTCGACGTACTGGTGGTGGGCGGCGGCCCGGCCGGTGCCGCGGCGGCCATCTATGCCGCACGCAAGGGCATCCGCACCGGCGTGGCGGCCGAACGCTTCGGCGGCCAGGTGCTCGATACCATGGCGATCGAGAACTTCATCTCCGTGCCCTACACCGAAGGTCCCAAGCTGGCCGCGGCGCTGGAGGAGCACGTCAAGGGGTACGAAGCCGACATCATGAACCTGCAGCGCGCCGTGAAGCTGATTCCGGCGGCCGACCAGGGCGGCGAGCACGAGGTGGAATTCGCCTCCGGCGCGCGCCTCAAGAGCAAGACGCTGATCCTCTCCACCGGCGCGCGCTGGCGCGAGATGAACGTGCCCGGCGAGGCGGAGTACCGCAACAAGGGGGTGGCCTACTGCCCCCACTGCGACGGCCCGCTGTTCAAGGGCAAGCGCGTGGCGGTGATCGGCGGCGGCAACTCCGGCGTTGAGGCGGCTATCGACCTGGCCGGCATCGTCGGCCACGTGACGCTGATCGAGTTCATGGACGAGCTGCGCGCCGACGCGGTACTGCAGAAGAAGCTGAAGAGCCTGCCCAACGTCGAGATCATCCTCGGCGCGCGCACCACCGAGGTGAACGGCGACGGCACCCGGGTCAACGGCTTGACGTACGAGGAGCGCGCCAGCGGCGAGATCAAGCGGCTCGAGCTGGAAGGCATCTTCGTGCAGATCGGCCTGGTGCCCAATACCGAGTGGCTCACCGACTCGTCGATCGAGCTGTCGCCGCGCGGCGAGATCGTGGTCGACGAGCGCGGCATGACCTCGGTGCCCGGTATCTTCGCCGCCGGCGACGTCACCACCGTGCCCTACAAGCAGATCGTCATCGCCATGGGCGAGGGCTCGAAGGCCGCCCTGGGTGCCTTCGACTACCTGATTCGCCACTGA
- a CDS encoding MFS transporter — protein sequence MRSLPATLPILFVCEISFLLGHGLIMTLLGVRMSIEGFPSHMAGLLMSSFSLGFVLGSYALEKRIRSVGHIRVFAACAGILAVTAMLHGLWVNPWAWLAWRLLGGVATAGMLMVMESWVSGESTNDNRGRVLALYMILSTLSLAGGQWMLNLADPAGPALFSIVGMLFALALVPLSIVRIHGPRQTHDIQPRKIRLKALFKRAPVGLVGAFTAGLMVQSFFAMTPFYGQEIGLSTGETARFMAITTMVALFAQWGLGRLSDRIDRRKVILGMAVVMTISGALVSMLVRIDFWLLVLVACFHTAMLHTLYALSLAHTNDWLEPGEIVAANAKLMIWYGIGSIIGPFSASLVMQAIGPDGLWAFLGGISLVLALFVALRLRRRPGVPVEEVEQEPFVAVPTLETPHFTELDPRLEPTQLEFHFEEGHGDEVSQEAA from the coding sequence TTGCGCAGTCTACCGGCGACCCTTCCGATCCTGTTCGTCTGCGAAATCAGTTTCCTGCTCGGGCATGGCCTGATCATGACCCTGCTCGGGGTACGCATGTCCATCGAGGGTTTCCCCTCGCACATGGCGGGCCTGCTGATGTCGAGCTTCTCGCTCGGCTTCGTGCTGGGCAGTTATGCGCTGGAGAAGCGTATCCGCAGTGTCGGCCATATCCGCGTGTTCGCCGCCTGCGCGGGGATCCTGGCGGTCACCGCCATGCTCCACGGCCTGTGGGTCAACCCCTGGGCCTGGCTGGCCTGGCGCCTGCTCGGCGGGGTGGCCACGGCGGGCATGCTGATGGTGATGGAGTCGTGGGTCTCGGGGGAGTCGACCAACGACAACCGTGGCCGGGTGCTGGCGCTCTACATGATTCTCTCGACCCTGTCGCTGGCCGGCGGGCAGTGGATGCTCAACCTGGCCGACCCGGCCGGGCCGGCGCTGTTCTCCATCGTTGGCATGCTGTTCGCCCTGGCGCTGGTGCCGCTGTCGATCGTGCGCATCCACGGCCCGCGCCAGACCCACGACATCCAGCCCCGGAAGATCCGCCTCAAGGCGCTGTTCAAGCGTGCTCCGGTAGGGCTGGTGGGTGCCTTCACCGCTGGGCTGATGGTGCAGTCCTTCTTCGCCATGACGCCCTTCTACGGCCAGGAGATCGGCCTCTCCACCGGGGAGACGGCCCGCTTCATGGCGATCACCACCATGGTGGCGCTGTTCGCCCAGTGGGGGCTCGGGCGGCTTTCCGATCGTATCGACCGGCGCAAGGTGATCCTCGGCATGGCCGTGGTGATGACGATCTCGGGCGCGCTGGTGTCGATGCTGGTGCGTATCGACTTCTGGCTACTGGTGCTGGTGGCCTGCTTCCATACCGCCATGCTGCATACCCTCTACGCCCTGAGCCTGGCCCACACCAACGACTGGCTCGAGCCCGGCGAGATCGTCGCCGCCAACGCCAAGCTGATGATCTGGTACGGCATCGGTTCGATCATCGGCCCGTTCTCGGCGTCGCTGGTGATGCAGGCGATCGGCCCCGACGGGCTGTGGGCCTTCCTCGGTGGTATCTCGCTCGTGCTGGCGCTATTCGTGGCGCTGCGCCTGCGCCGCCGCCCCGGCGTGCCGGTGGAGGAGGTCGAGCAGGAGCCCTTCGTCGCGGTGCCGACGCTGGAGACGCCGCACTTCACCGAGCTCGATCCGCGCCTGGAACCGACCCAGCTGGAATTCCACTTCGAGGAGGGCCATGGCGACGAGGTGTCGCAGGAGGCCGCCTGA
- the fdnG gene encoding formate dehydrogenase-N subunit alpha, with the protein MTLRVTRRQFFKLGAAGMATSSMAMMGFAPEPAVASIRHFKLTGAKVTRSNCTYCSVGCGVLLYSRGDAAINVVDDIYHVEGDPDHPVSRGSLCPKGAGLLDYIKSDSRLRYPQVREAGSDEWKRISWDEALERIARHMKDDRDANFETDDEDGNTVNRWTTTGMLAASASTNETAYLTHKVVRSLGMVAFDNQARVUHGPTVAGLAPTFGRGAMTNHWVDIRNADLIIVMGGNPAEAHPVGFRWVMEAREHNDARLVVVDPRFNRTAAVADDYAEIRTGTDIAFLGGLIHYLIESGRFHRDYVRAYTDASLIVSPEFGFEDGLFTGYDADSGEYDKSSWQYEYDDDGHARRDESLEHPRCVFQLMRRHYGRYTLDVVNSVCGTPREKIQRVWDAMAETAAPDKTMTFLYALGWTQHSIGSQIIRTAAIVQLLLGNMGMRGGGVNALRGHSNIQGLTDLGLLSNLLPGYLRLPSADEQEYDEYILERARPPLVEDEVSYWRHYERFHVSLMKAWFGAAAREENDWRYDWLPKLGVDLYDILHTFERMHQGEVNGYICQGFNPLAAFPHKAKITESLSRLKYLVVIDPLRTETAEFWKNHGEFHDVDPAAIDTEVFRLPTTCFAEEDGTIVNSSRWLQWFWAAAPPPGEARADTAIMAGIFLRLQRLYREEGGAFAEPLLNLHWPYRRPEEPSPEELAREYNGWALEDVVDEERNLVIRAGEQLEDFGMLRADGSTACGCWLFAGCWTEGGNQMVRRDNSDPYGTGQTLGWAWSWPANRRILYNRASARPDGTPWAPRKAVVWWNGQRWVGNDVPDFPPTSAPGDGQAPFIMNQTGRGQIFARDRMNEGPFPEHYEPFETPIANNPLHPDNPLAKHNPGARVFERDRENFGTFEEFPHAATSYRLTEHFHYWTMHNRLNAIAQPEKFVEIGASLAEELGIAKGDRVRVSSKRGHIEAVAVVTKRIRPLQVAGRTVHQVGIPLHWGFLGETRKSYLTNTLTPSVGDANTQTPEYKSFLVRVEKL; encoded by the coding sequence ATGACCCTTCGGGTGACACGCAGACAATTCTTCAAGCTAGGTGCGGCGGGAATGGCCACGTCCAGCATGGCCATGATGGGCTTCGCCCCGGAACCCGCCGTTGCTTCGATCCGCCATTTCAAGCTGACCGGTGCCAAGGTCACGCGCAGCAACTGCACCTACTGTTCGGTGGGCTGCGGCGTGCTGCTCTACAGCCGCGGCGATGCGGCGATCAACGTCGTCGACGACATCTACCACGTCGAGGGCGATCCGGACCATCCGGTGAGTCGCGGCTCGCTGTGCCCCAAGGGCGCCGGGCTGCTCGACTACATCAAGAGCGACTCCCGGCTGCGCTACCCCCAGGTACGCGAGGCCGGCAGCGACGAGTGGAAGCGGATCTCCTGGGACGAGGCCCTGGAGCGCATCGCACGCCACATGAAGGATGACCGCGACGCCAATTTCGAGACCGACGACGAGGACGGCAACACCGTCAATCGCTGGACCACCACCGGCATGCTGGCGGCCTCGGCCTCGACCAACGAGACCGCCTACCTGACGCACAAGGTGGTTCGCAGCCTCGGCATGGTGGCGTTCGACAACCAGGCGCGTGTCTGACACGGACCGACGGTGGCAGGTCTTGCCCCAACATTCGGTCGCGGTGCCATGACCAACCACTGGGTCGACATTCGCAATGCCGACCTGATCATCGTGATGGGCGGCAACCCTGCCGAAGCGCATCCGGTGGGCTTCCGCTGGGTGATGGAAGCGCGTGAGCACAACGACGCACGGCTGGTGGTGGTGGACCCCCGCTTCAACCGCACGGCGGCGGTAGCGGACGATTACGCCGAGATCCGCACCGGCACCGACATCGCCTTCCTCGGCGGGTTGATCCACTACCTGATCGAGAGCGGCCGGTTCCACCGCGACTACGTGCGCGCCTATACCGACGCCAGCCTGATCGTCAGCCCCGAGTTCGGCTTCGAGGACGGCCTGTTCACCGGCTACGACGCCGATAGCGGCGAATACGACAAATCGAGCTGGCAGTACGAGTACGACGACGATGGCCACGCCCGGCGCGACGAGTCGCTCGAGCATCCACGCTGCGTGTTCCAGCTGATGCGCCGACACTACGGCCGCTACACCCTCGACGTGGTGAACTCGGTGTGCGGCACGCCGCGCGAGAAGATTCAGCGGGTCTGGGACGCGATGGCCGAGACGGCCGCGCCCGACAAGACCATGACCTTCCTCTATGCGCTGGGCTGGACACAGCACTCGATCGGCTCGCAGATCATCCGCACCGCGGCCATCGTCCAGCTGCTGCTGGGCAACATGGGCATGCGCGGCGGCGGGGTCAACGCCCTGCGCGGCCACTCCAACATCCAGGGCCTGACCGACCTCGGCCTGCTCTCCAACCTGCTGCCCGGCTACCTGAGGCTGCCGAGCGCCGACGAGCAGGAGTACGACGAGTACATCCTGGAGCGGGCGCGGCCGCCCCTGGTGGAAGACGAGGTCTCCTACTGGCGCCACTACGAGCGCTTCCACGTCAGCCTGATGAAGGCGTGGTTCGGCGCGGCGGCCCGCGAAGAGAACGACTGGCGCTACGACTGGCTGCCGAAGCTGGGCGTGGATCTCTACGATATCCTGCACACCTTCGAGCGCATGCACCAGGGCGAGGTCAACGGCTATATCTGCCAGGGTTTCAATCCGCTGGCGGCGTTCCCGCACAAGGCCAAGATCACCGAGTCGCTGTCGCGGCTGAAATATCTCGTGGTGATCGACCCCTTGCGCACCGAGACGGCGGAGTTCTGGAAGAACCACGGCGAGTTCCACGACGTCGACCCGGCGGCGATCGACACCGAGGTGTTCCGTCTACCCACCACCTGCTTCGCCGAGGAGGACGGCACCATCGTCAACAGCTCGCGCTGGCTGCAGTGGTTCTGGGCCGCGGCACCGCCGCCGGGCGAGGCGCGCGCCGACACGGCGATCATGGCCGGTATCTTCCTGCGCCTGCAGCGGCTCTACCGGGAGGAGGGCGGCGCCTTCGCCGAGCCGCTGCTCAACCTGCACTGGCCCTACCGCCGCCCCGAGGAGCCGAGCCCCGAGGAGCTGGCCCGCGAGTACAACGGCTGGGCGCTGGAGGACGTCGTCGACGAGGAGCGCAACCTGGTGATCCGCGCCGGCGAGCAGCTCGAGGATTTCGGCATGCTGCGCGCCGACGGCTCCACCGCCTGCGGCTGCTGGCTGTTCGCCGGCTGCTGGACCGAGGGCGGCAACCAGATGGTGCGCCGCGACAACTCCGACCCCTACGGCACCGGCCAGACGCTGGGCTGGGCCTGGTCGTGGCCGGCCAACCGCCGCATCCTCTACAACCGCGCCAGTGCCCGCCCCGACGGCACGCCCTGGGCGCCGCGCAAGGCCGTGGTGTGGTGGAACGGCCAGCGCTGGGTCGGCAACGACGTGCCCGACTTCCCGCCCACCTCCGCCCCCGGCGACGGCCAGGCACCCTTCATCATGAACCAGACCGGCCGCGGCCAGATCTTCGCCCGCGATCGCATGAACGAAGGGCCGTTTCCCGAGCACTACGAGCCCTTCGAGACGCCGATCGCCAACAACCCGCTGCACCCGGACAACCCCCTGGCCAAGCACAACCCGGGAGCCCGGGTATTCGAGCGGGATCGCGAGAACTTCGGTACCTTCGAGGAGTTCCCCCACGCCGCGACCAGCTATCGCCTGACCGAACATTTTCACTACTGGACGATGCACAACCGGCTCAATGCCATCGCCCAACCGGAGAAGTTCGTCGAGATCGGCGCGAGCCTGGCCGAGGAGCTGGGCATCGCCAAGGGCGACCGCGTGCGGGTCAGCTCCAAGCGCGGCCACATCGAGGCCGTGGCGGTGGTGACCAAGCGCATCCGGCCGCTGCAGGTCGCCGGCCGGACCGTGCATCAGGTCGGCATCCCGCTGCACTGGGGCTTTCTCGGCGAGACCAGGAAGTCCTACCTGACCAACACCCTGACGCCATCCGTCGGCGACGCCAACACCCAGACGCCGGAATACAAGTCGTTCCTGGTGCGGGTCGAGAAGCTATAG
- the ahpC gene encoding alkyl hydroperoxide reductase subunit C, translated as MSLINTEVQPFKATAFHNGEFVELSEQNLKGQWSVVIFMPAAFTFNCPTEVEDAAEHYEEFKKAGAEVYIVTTDTHFSHKVWHETSPAVGKAKFPLVGDPTHQLTRAFGVHIEEAGLALRGTFVIDPEGVIKTQEIHDNAIARDVAETLRKLKAAQYVRNNPNEVCPAKWKEGEETLAPSLDLVGKI; from the coding sequence ATGTCCCTGATCAACACCGAAGTCCAGCCGTTCAAGGCCACCGCTTTCCACAACGGCGAGTTCGTCGAACTCTCCGAACAGAACCTGAAGGGCCAGTGGTCCGTGGTGATCTTCATGCCGGCCGCGTTCACCTTCAACTGCCCGACCGAGGTCGAGGACGCCGCCGAGCACTACGAGGAGTTCAAGAAGGCCGGTGCCGAAGTCTACATCGTCACCACCGACACCCACTTCTCGCACAAGGTATGGCACGAGACTTCGCCGGCGGTGGGCAAGGCCAAGTTCCCGCTGGTCGGTGACCCGACCCACCAGCTGACCCGCGCCTTCGGTGTGCACATCGAAGAAGCCGGTCTGGCCCTGCGCGGCACCTTCGTGATCGATCCGGAAGGTGTGATCAAGACCCAGGAGATCCACGACAACGCGATCGCGCGCGACGTCGCTGAGACCCTGCGCAAGCTGAAGGCCGCCCAGTACGTGCGCAACAACCCGAACGAGGTCTGCCCGGCCAAGTGGAAGGAAGGCGAAGAGACGCTCGCCCCGTCCCTGGACCTGGTCGGCAAGATCTAA
- a CDS encoding ribonucleotide reductase subunit alpha: protein MAISRFADLLEEARRQPEPQRLLFVFTRAELPDDPTEEQRRRFEQGEGGVLTPVLCVDKAPDELSDMASLVAESQRTGIEWDIVFVGALSGRGRQAPTGDEAESHLQRMVESLQMGNTQRFLALDRQGEAVALQ from the coding sequence TTGGCCATTTCCCGTTTCGCCGATCTGCTGGAAGAGGCGCGGCGCCAGCCCGAGCCGCAGCGGCTGCTGTTCGTCTTCACCCGCGCCGAGCTGCCCGACGACCCCACCGAGGAGCAGCGCCGGCGCTTCGAGCAGGGCGAGGGCGGCGTGTTGACCCCGGTGCTGTGCGTCGACAAGGCGCCCGATGAACTCAGCGACATGGCTTCGCTGGTCGCGGAGTCGCAGCGCACCGGAATCGAGTGGGACATCGTCTTTGTCGGCGCGCTGTCGGGCAGGGGGCGGCAGGCGCCCACCGGCGACGAGGCCGAGAGCCATCTGCAGCGCATGGTCGAATCGCTGCAGATGGGCAATACCCAGCGCTTCCTGGCGCTGGATCGTCAAGGGGAGGCGGTGGCCTTGCAATGA
- a CDS encoding S8 family serine peptidase: MPTSRITTPWLLPLVVGLSACGGGGGGGTKPTNQDGIHESAPNPTLRSFDKAGVVVGVADTGFRITHESLAPLLRTTVNLVDGSGDVSGDEGHGTAVASLIEQGDASPALYLAKVSSDSDPGRAATNVLDHSVGYLADEGARVINHSWSGRANAPSPSASYLGVNSLESLGRIVNSNDGLGSVYVVAAGNDGKALQADRPIHQYDDIYSRMLIVGGSVRDEGDIRLATNSNHPGEDSDWQARFLTAPWRQTAADASEDDAYGVWAGTSIAAPQVAGYAAAMISLWPHLDAATVSQLLLDTADRSSSLYQDESCGEGGDINCGYYYLGQGEADLDAALAPAGSLALASGSHLDEGTQSLEQSLVQLSGAYGDSLASSGALADVAAFDELGRDYRIDLSGHSFRRDSHEARQRSRMSRLSSASPDQRQELRGSAGALSWSTQRDGHGETLASRLDGRFGRSDWMLTRFAGDEADPASAYAESGIMPLLAFQGGSDLTRGLGTVHGLRNDYALTERATLQARHWMGDGAEWGAALDEEYQASRSDVGMRFELSPQLGVSTTVGVLDERHGLLGGQGSGMLTLGERNRTGFASLGLDARLGRHWQAFAHYDRGRGEAEGHGFIQHIDIARVEEMAIGLQRRGERHTTAFAYRQPMRIGAAEATLSVPVGRTLAGEVITEERSVSLSPSGRQQEFELGYRYQTQRRGAVGFNLNHTVEPGHDRDARSDTTLLLNYEVAF, from the coding sequence ATGCCTACTTCCCGAATCACAACACCCTGGCTCCTGCCCCTGGTCGTCGGTCTGTCTGCCTGCGGCGGCGGCGGTGGCGGCGGCACCAAGCCCACCAACCAAGACGGCATACATGAGTCTGCACCGAACCCCACTCTCCGCTCCTTCGACAAAGCGGGAGTGGTGGTGGGGGTAGCCGACACGGGTTTTCGAATCACCCACGAGTCACTGGCACCCTTGCTCCGCACCACCGTCAATCTCGTGGATGGAAGTGGCGATGTCAGTGGTGACGAGGGGCATGGCACCGCCGTGGCGTCGCTGATAGAGCAGGGGGATGCCAGCCCGGCGCTCTACCTGGCCAAGGTTTCGTCCGATAGCGACCCAGGCCGCGCCGCGACCAATGTACTCGACCACAGCGTCGGGTATCTGGCCGACGAAGGCGCCAGGGTGATCAACCATAGCTGGAGCGGTCGTGCCAATGCGCCTTCTCCGAGCGCCTCTTACCTGGGTGTCAACTCGCTCGAGTCATTGGGCAGGATCGTGAACAGCAACGACGGACTGGGCAGTGTCTACGTGGTCGCGGCGGGCAACGACGGCAAGGCGCTGCAGGCCGACCGGCCCATTCACCAATACGACGACATCTATTCGCGCATGCTCATCGTTGGCGGCTCGGTGCGTGACGAGGGCGATATCCGGTTGGCCACGAACAGCAACCACCCGGGAGAGGACAGCGACTGGCAGGCGCGCTTTCTCACCGCGCCGTGGCGCCAGACCGCCGCCGATGCCTCCGAGGACGACGCTTACGGAGTGTGGGCGGGGACCTCAATCGCCGCGCCCCAGGTGGCCGGCTACGCTGCGGCGATGATCTCACTCTGGCCTCACCTGGATGCCGCCACGGTGTCCCAGCTTCTCCTGGATACGGCTGACCGCAGCTCATCGCTCTACCAGGACGAGAGCTGTGGCGAGGGCGGGGACATCAACTGCGGCTATTACTATCTTGGCCAGGGCGAGGCGGACCTGGACGCTGCGCTGGCGCCCGCGGGCTCGCTGGCGCTGGCGTCGGGAAGTCACCTGGACGAGGGCACTCAGTCTCTGGAGCAGAGCCTGGTTCAGCTCTCCGGTGCCTACGGTGACAGCCTCGCCAGTTCGGGGGCGCTAGCCGACGTGGCCGCCTTCGATGAGCTGGGCCGCGACTATCGCATCGACCTGTCCGGGCACAGCTTTCGCCGGGACTCGCACGAGGCAAGACAGCGCAGCCGTATGTCGCGACTCTCCAGCGCATCGCCCGATCAGCGCCAGGAGCTGCGGGGCAGCGCGGGAGCGCTGAGCTGGTCCACGCAGCGAGATGGCCATGGCGAGACTCTTGCCAGCCGCCTCGATGGTCGCTTCGGGCGCAGCGACTGGATGCTCACCCGTTTTGCCGGCGACGAGGCGGACCCCGCCAGCGCCTACGCCGAGTCGGGCATCATGCCGCTGCTCGCCTTCCAGGGTGGCTCCGACTTGACCCGAGGGCTGGGCACCGTGCATGGGTTGCGCAACGACTATGCACTGACCGAGCGAGCCACTCTCCAGGCGCGTCACTGGATGGGGGACGGCGCCGAGTGGGGGGCCGCGTTGGACGAGGAGTACCAGGCCAGCCGCAGCGATGTGGGAATGCGTTTCGAGCTTTCGCCGCAGTTGGGTGTCAGCACGACCGTTGGCGTGCTCGATGAGCGCCACGGCCTGCTGGGCGGGCAGGGTAGTGGCATGCTGACACTGGGCGAGCGCAATCGCACCGGTTTCGCCAGCCTGGGGCTTGACGCCCGGCTGGGCCGGCACTGGCAGGCCTTCGCCCACTACGACCGGGGCCGTGGGGAGGCCGAAGGTCATGGCTTCATACAGCACATCGACATCGCGCGGGTCGAGGAGATGGCCATAGGCCTGCAGCGTCGGGGTGAACGGCACACTACGGCGTTCGCCTACCGCCAGCCGATGCGTATCGGCGCCGCCGAGGCCACGCTTTCCGTTCCCGTGGGCCGGACCCTGGCCGGGGAGGTGATCACCGAGGAGCGTAGCGTCTCGCTGTCCCCGAGCGGTCGCCAGCAGGAGTTCGAGCTGGGCTACCGCTATCAGACCCAGCGGCGCGGGGCCGTCGGGTTCAACCTCAATCACACCGTGGAGCCCGGGCATGATCGAGATGCCCGCTCCGATACCACCCTGCTGCTCAACTATGAGGTTGCCTTCTGA